Below is a genomic region from Pseudomonas frederiksbergensis.
GCTGCCAATAGGCCGGGGTCATGTTGGCGCTGTCGATCAGCGGAGTCATCTCGCGAAAGCGCCAATTCGGCACGATCAGCTCGGGTTGGCTGTGCAGGTAGTCGCGCATCCGGGCTTCGAAACCGGACGCCGGGGCCAGACCGTTGGCGCTGGCTTGCATGCCAATGGTGCCACCGGTGTAGAGCACCATGACGTGCTGCGCAGCGGGATAAGTTGCGGGATTCATGTGGGGTCTCCTGAACGATGACAGCGTACGGCCGAGCATGACGCTGGCCGCACGATGTGTCACGTCGGGCGCAAGGGATGCGCCCGGTTTTAACCAATCAGCGTTGCGCTGCGGTCACGCCTTGCGGCTCAGCTTCGGCTTTTGGAGCGGCGGCTGGCGGGTTGGCTGGCCAGGCTTTCAGGTCCAGGTCCAGGTCCGGGAATTTGCTCGAATCGAACACTGGCGTCTTGATGCCCGCCGCACGCTGGTCATCGTAGTCACGCAGGATACGCATACCGACCTTGAACAGCAGGAACAGCGCGATCAGGTTGACGAACGCCAGCATGGTCATGGTGATGTCGGCAAACGCGAACACCGTGCTGAGGTTCTCGATAGCACCCCAGAAGATCAGCACCAATACCAGCGCGCGATAGCCGATCAGCACCTTGCGGTTTTCACCGATCAAGAAGCGCAGGTTGCTTTCGCCGAGGTAGTAGTTGTAGAGGATCGAGGTGAACACGAACAACGCCAGCGCGACGCTGATGAACATCCGGCCCCATTCGCCGACTACCGCTGCCAGGGAGTTCTGGGTCAGGGCGATGCCGTCACCTTCGAAGCCTGGAGTGTAGAAACCCGACAACAGAATCAGCAATGCGGTGCAGGTGCAGATCACGAAGGTGTCGAGGAACACGCTGAACGCCTGAACCACGCCTTGTGCGACCGGGTGCTCGACCGAGGCCACAGCGGCCACGTTCGGTGCACTGCCCAGGCCCGCTTCGTTGGCGAACACGCCACGCTTCACGCCCATGATAATGGCGCTGCCGATCAGGCCGCCGAAGGCCTGGTCCAGACCGAAGGCGCTTTTGACGATGGTCATCAGCATGCCTGGCACGTGATCGAATTGCAGCACGATCACGTACAGGGTCACGGCGATGTAGACCAGCGTCTTGACCGGCACCAGCAGGTCAGCGATCGCCGCGATGCGCTTGATCCCGCCGACGAACACCAGACCCAGCAATACGGCCAGACCGAGACCGGTGTAGGTGGTGTCGAGGCCGAAGGCGTTGTTCAGCGAGTGAGTCACGGCATGGGCTTGCAGGCCGTTGAAGGCGAAGCCGAAGGTGACCAG
It encodes:
- a CDS encoding alanine/glycine:cation symporter family protein yields the protein MLEVINDFLSGKVLIVLIVGLGSYFTIRSRFVQLRHFFHMFSVFRDSLRSSAGQLSSFQALMLSLAGRVGAGNIAGVGIAVTLGGPGAVFWMWVTALVGMSSSFFECSLGQLYKRCDSEGQFRGGPSYYIQHGLQKRWLGMVMAFLLLVTFGFAFNGLQAHAVTHSLNNAFGLDTTYTGLGLAVLLGLVFVGGIKRIAAIADLLVPVKTLVYIAVTLYVIVLQFDHVPGMLMTIVKSAFGLDQAFGGLIGSAIIMGVKRGVFANEAGLGSAPNVAAVASVEHPVAQGVVQAFSVFLDTFVICTCTALLILLSGFYTPGFEGDGIALTQNSLAAVVGEWGRMFISVALALFVFTSILYNYYLGESNLRFLIGENRKVLIGYRALVLVLIFWGAIENLSTVFAFADITMTMLAFVNLIALFLLFKVGMRILRDYDDQRAAGIKTPVFDSSKFPDLDLDLKAWPANPPAAAPKAEAEPQGVTAAQR